The following are encoded together in the Lathyrus oleraceus cultivar Zhongwan6 chromosome 3, CAAS_Psat_ZW6_1.0, whole genome shotgun sequence genome:
- the LOC127127369 gene encoding protein SCAR2 isoform X13, with product MPISRYHIRSAHSLADPELHHAADKDDSEALLEAVAMSGLVGFLRQLGDLAQFAAELFHDLHEEVMATAERGHSLISRVQQIEAEIPPLEKAFLSRTHHPSFFTNGGIDWCPNLRSEQNLVSRGDLPRFIMDSYEECRGPPRLFLLDKFDVAGAGACLKRYSDPSFFKAEPASSVSVTETVEAHRERKIRKVKQKKGEWRRDGETPGAVLSHSKLHQLFLEERIENACSDPARLVKLKKRQFDGSAVEAKSGRSYMEEILEMTSPDHQMACETSINPLPVKLMSNDTSETGIEILEINGISHMRRSIENGKTHSSNEQEFELNSCSEVGRKTNGYLVKEPGQISSGGTGEVSSKYLKVPDETELVDDDGQNKSLLVKTNGYLVKEPEQISSGGIGEVSSKYLKVPDETELVDDDGQNKREGSLDCYHSDDAASEVDDYMDALATIDSELEIDNECGPKKSSLNVQKLIDSNGEEEHQLQAPFSDSQSFGDSSLSEEMSSYEQDRSKENNEVQAQLPDSRSAGTPCASDDDNSSFRRDRTEEHTQLHAQLSDFQSIGNSSLETENMLSNQLPQTGELKKIYDEFVTRDDAHDLEGEISDSEPVSSGSCPVDSGCLLLSSDHGATALSDKTPHVPVERHLRLEDDEDTISLIKDNNLPVVYFDNISLNNLDVCNPHVHSHTTLQVSNDLNLAHEGECGDHSDIKVMQEESHNEHCSEISTFGDIGSRGENSICLPMELDLNLGTKMQPDDWDLQSDDDIKAMQLDSEDLFPVVETTVENSFAEELFSDFIHGNPQHEPDSVEVKILYPDQLSNVEEVPKIMFGSERNESTCSLDQVEEDDLIKHPPSPNYIPQDDDIVVNDMFPVKDLAVSAISSLDNAEIDASVVNCQASSSISSPSINPSNLLESFPASPYSNRMEMESNEIELTKISLDLNAEKRENQLEPFSDMTSPVSSLTNLEESPSTFDDSHWKNLEVSEEVARDSLTEFTSHLVVDQLKIASTDELLSLNRSDSSNSSICNNFQCSLHKEKDQDSSSLNDMKMVTQCSELDSQDSESTIVCKNDLQNSKGSFSPPSYNQLEPETHLEWTLKPRVVQHDVGFLLKNEEKCTSSKFEPHPMQISNQLEGERINCVASEFSAEVHLEESSDGSASKSSDQKISPSKHFTDPLKPLLPNLSPKATKINLEETPPMPPLPPMQWITSRVQNASLVSEREELGVSQVLFQPVQQVKPDYNSQFDLSTSERVALPYQNPFLPAVAVESNKSLRSSGLSAGISEHPVAIPLQLPVMVNDANGQHNYQVLERSQIHNPFLALPMLSYGWLPHGRVEASEGESILKSNPCPPIHLTECAVPGADTSNQQEKLSQFKSQLVEDTSIEAKKDSPGECVLNSSSWPPILPTECAVPGADTIFQQDKQTQSSGQIMEDTCFEAKKDSPGELHSVLPAECPVSGDDPLSSNEQHSDSPNALMEETVLEFTTDEEPSIHLEREQGDHIFSPKPPPPSIEIVQPNHSLLPSEGDVALSLDTSAQSSEFDDQIPNGKSKKLPPPQNHLFDVVAALDKSRLRKVTDRVRPPIAPKVDERDSLLEQIRTKSFNLRPAVVTRPNIQGPKTNLRVAAILEKANSIRQALAGSDEDDDAWSDC from the exons ATGCCTATCTCCAGGTACCACATTCGTAGCGCGCACAGTTTGGCGGATCCGGAGCTGCACCATGCCGCCGATAAGGATGACTCCGAAGCTCTCCTTGAAGCCGTAGCCATGAGTGGACTCGTCGGCTTCTTGCGCCAGCTTGGCGACCTCGCTCA ATTTGCTGCTGAGCTGTTCCACGACTTGCATGAAGAAGTAATGGCTACGGCTGAAAGAGGCCACAGTCTTATCTCTCGTGTTCAACAGATTGAGGCTGAAATTCCTCCACTTGAGAAAGCATTTTTGTCACGAACTCATCATCCGTCTTTCTTCACAAATGGAG GGATTGACTGGTGTCCTAATCTTCGATCTGAACAGAATCTTGTTTCGCGCGGAGATTTACCTAGATTTATAATGGATTCATATGAAGAATGCCGTGGTCCACCTAGACTTTTCCTTCTAGACAA GTTTGATGTCGCTGGTGCTGGAGCATGTCTGAAGCGTTATTCTGATCCATCATTCTTTAAAGCAGAGCCTGCTTCATCTGTAAGTGTAACAGAAACAGTAGAAGCTCACAGGGAAAGGAAAATTCGTAAAGTCAAG CAAAAGAAAGGGGAATGGCGGAGGGATGGTGAGACCCCTGGAGCTGTACTATCACATTCAAA ACTACATCAGTTGTTTCTTGAGGAGCGTATTGAGAATGCGTGTAGTGATCCTGCTCGTCTTGTGAAACTGAAAAAAAGACAATTCGATGGATCTGCAGTTGAAGCAAAATCTGGGAGAAGCTACATGGAGGAAATTCTGGAAATGACCTCACCTGATCATCAAATGGCTTGTGAAACTTCAATCAATCCACTGCCTGTGAAATTGATGTCAAACGACACTAGTGAAACTGGGATTGAAATACTCGAAATCAATGGCATTTCACATATGAGAAGGTCTATTGAAAATGGAAAAACACATTCATCAAATGAGCAGGAATTTGAACTTAATTCATGCTCAGAAGTAGGCAGGAAAACAAATGGATATCTTGTGAAGGAGCCCGGACAAATCTCTTCTGGTGGGACAG GTGAAGTGTCTTCTAAGTATCTCAAGGTACCTGATGAAACAGAACTAGTGGATGATGATGGACAAAACAAATCTCTTCTAGTGAAGACAAATGGATATCTTGTGAAGGAGCCCGAACAAATCTCTTCTGGTGGGATAGGTGAAGTGTCTTCTAAGTATCTCAAGGTACCTGATGAAACAGAGCTAGTGGATGATGATGGACAAAACAAAAGAGAAGGCAGCCTAGACTGCTATCATTCTGATGACGCGGCTAGTGAGGTTGATGATTATATGGATGCATTAGCTACCATAGACTCCGAGTTGGAAATAGACAATGAGTGTGGACCTAAGAAAAGCTCCTTGAATGTTCAAAAGCTAATTGATTCAAATGGTGAAGAAGAACATCAGCTGCAAGCTCCGTTTTCAGATTCTCAATCATTTGGAGACTCATCATTGTCTGAGGAAATGAGTTCATATGAACAAGATAGAAGTAAAGAGAATAATGAAGTGCAAGCTCAGCTGCCAGACTCTCGGTCAGCAGGAACGCCTTGTGCATCAGATGATGATAATAGTTCATTCAGAAGAGATAGAACTGAAGAACATACCCAACTGCATGCTCAGTTATCAGATTTTCAATCTATTGGAAATTCCTCACTAGAAACTGAAAATATGCTTTCCAACCAGCTTCCACAAACTGGTGAATTGAAAAAAATTTATGATGAGTTTGTCACACGTGATGATGCACATGATCTTGAGGGAGAAATATCTGATTCTGAACCAGTCTCTTCTGGTTCATGTCCGGTGGATTCAGGGTGTTTATTATTGTCTTCGGATCATGGAGCTACAGCTCTATCAGATAAAACACCACATGTTCCTGTTGAAAGACATTTAAGACTAGAAGATGATGAAGACACCATCTCCCTAATAAAAGATAATAATCTCCCAGTTGTCTATTTTGACAACATTTCTTTGAACAACTTGGATGTCTGCAATCCTCATGTCCATTCCCATACTACGTTACAAGTTTCCAATGATTTAAATTTAGCCCATGAAGGCGAATGTGGTGATCATTCTGACATCAAAGTAATGCAGGAAGAATCTCATAATGAGCACTGTTCTGAAATATCAACTTTTGGAGACATTGGTTCACGAGGGGAGAATTCCATTTGTCTGCCCATGGAATTAGACCTTAATTTGGGCACTAAAATGCAGCCTGATGACTGGGACTTACAATCCGATGATGATATTAAAGCAATGCAACTTGACTCGGAAGATTTGTTTCCTGTTGTGGAGACTACCGTAGAGAATAGCTTTGCAGAGGAGCTATTCTCTGATTTTATACACGGAAATCCACAACATGAACCAGATTCGGTAGAAGTTAAAATTCTTTATCCTGATCAGCTATCAAATGTTGAAGAGGTACCAAAGATAATGTTTGGCAGTGAAAGAAATGAATCTACCTGCAGTTTGGATCAAGTTGAAGAAGATGATCTTATTAAACATCCACCTTCCCCTAATTACATACCGCAGGATGATGATATCGTGGTAAATGATATGTTCCCTGTAAAAGATTTGGCTGTATCTGCTATCTCTTCTCTTGATAATGCTGAAATTGATGCAAGTGTCGTTAATTGTCAAGCTTCAAGTTCTATTTCTTCCCCATCAATAAATCCTTCAAATTTGCTTGAATCTTTCCCAGCTTCTCCATATTCCAATAGGATGGAAATGGAATCCAATGAGATAGAGTTAACAAAAATTTCCTTAGACTTGAATGCAGAGAAAAGAGAAAATCAACTGGAACCATTTTCAGATATGACATCTCCAGTGAGTAGTCTTACAAATTTGGAAGAATCTCCTTCTACTTTTGATGATTCTCACTGGAAAAATTTGGAAGTCAGTGAGGAAGTTGCAAGAGATTCTTTGACAGAGTTTACGTCACATTTAGTAGTGGATCAACTGAAAATTGCTTCTACTGATGAACTGTTGAGCCTGAACAGATCAGACTCTTCTAACTCTAGTATATGTAATAATTTCCAATGTTCATTGCATAAGGAGAAAGACCAAGATAGTTCTTCTCTCAATGACATGAAAATGGTGACACAATGTTCGGAGCTAGACTCTCAGGATTCAGAATCTACAATTGTTTGCAAGAATGATCTACAGAACAGTAAAGGTAGTTTTTCACCACCTTCCTATAATCAATTGGAGCCTGAAACCCATTTAGAGTGGACCTTAAAACCACGAGTTGTGCAGCATGATGTGGGTTTTCTGctaaaaaatgaagaaaaatgcACCTCTTCAAAATTTGAACCTCATCCGATGCAGATATCAAATCAGTTGGAGGGAGAGAGAATAAATTGTGTTGCTTCTGAGTTTTCTGCTGAAGTCCATCTAGAGGAATCTTCAGATGGTTCCGCATCAAAGTCATCTGATCAGAAGATTAGCCCATCAAAACATTTCACGGATCCATTGAAACCTCTCCTTCCTAATCTTTCTCCCAAGGCAACCAAAATAAACCTCGAGGAAACGCCGCCTATGCCCCCTCTACCACCTATGCAGTGGATAACGAGCAGGGTTCAAAATGCTTCCCTAGTTTCAGAGAGAGAAGAATTAGGTGTAAGTCAAGTATTATTTCAACCAGTACAGCAAGTTAAACCTGATTATAACTCTCAATTTGACTTATCAACTTCTGAAAGAGTAGCCTTGCCATATCAGAATCCTTTTTTGCCTGCTGTGGCTGTGGAGAGTAATAAAAGCCTACGCTCTTCTGGGTTATCAGCAGGTATTTCAGAGCATCCTGTTGCTATTCCTTTGCAGCTTCCTGTGATGGTAAATGATGCAAATGGTCAGCATAATTACCAAGTTCTGGAGAGAAGTCAAATTCACAACCCTTTCTTAGCATTGCCAATGCTATCTTATGGTTGGCTGCCACATGGACGTGTCGAAGCTTCAGAGGGAGAAAGCATTTTGAAATCAAATCCATGCCCACCAATACATCTCACTGAATGTGCTGTTCCTGGGGCTGATACCAGCAACCAACAAGAAAAATTGTCTCAGTTCAAGAGTCAGTTAGTGGAAGATACTAGTATAGAAGCTAAAAAGGATAGTCCTGGAGAATGTGTATTGAATTCAAGTTCATGGCCACCAATACTGCCTACTGAATGTGCTGTTCCTGGGGCTGATACCATCTTTCAACAAGACAAACAGACCCAGTCTTCTGGTCAAATTATGGAAGATACATGTTTTGAGGCTAAAAAAGACAGTCCGGGAGAATTGCACTCAGTGCTACCTGCTGAATGTCCTGTATCTGGAGATGATCCCCTTTCTTCAAACGAACAACATTCTGATTCTCCAAATGCATTAATGGAGGAGACTGTTCTGGAATTTACAACCGATGAGGAACCATCAATTCATTTGGAAAGGGAACAAGGTGATCATATattctcacctaagccaccacCACCAAGTATAGAAATTGTGCAGCCCAATCACAGCCTGCTGCCCTCAGAGGGGGATGTGGCACTGTCTTTGGATACATCCGCCCAATCATCAGAATTTGATGATCAAATACCAAATGGAAAATCAAAGAAGCTTCCTCCACCTCAGAACCATTTATTTGATGTTGTTGCTGCTCTTGACAAAAGCAGG CTGAGAAAGGTTACTGATCGTGTTAGGCCCCCAATAGCACCAAAGGTAGATGAAAGAGACTCATTGTTAGAACAGATTAGAACAAAG TCCTTCAACTTGAGGCCTGCTGTGGTTACGCGACCCAACATTCAGGGTCCCAAAACGAACTTGAGGGTTGCTGCCATCTTGGAGAAAGCAAATTCTATTCGCCAG GCTTTGGCTGGAAGTGATGAAGACGATGATGCTTGGAGTGATTGTTGA
- the LOC127127369 gene encoding protein SCAR2 isoform X8, whose product MPISRYHIRSAHSLADPELHHAADKDDSEALLEAVAMSGLVGFLRQLGDLAQFAAELFHDLHEEVMATAERGHSLISRVQQIEAEIPPLEKAFLSRTHHPSFFTNGGIDWCPNLRSEQNLVSRGDLPRFIMDSYEECRGPPRLFLLDKFDVAGAGACLKRYSDPSFFKAEPASSVSVTETVEAHRERKIRKVKQKKGEWRRDGETPGAVLSHSKLHQLFLEERIENACSDPARLVKLKKRQFDGSAVEAKSGRSYMEEILEMTSPDHQMACETSINPLPVKLMSNDTSETGIEILEINGISHMRRSIENGKTHSSNEQEFELNSCSEVGRKTNGYLVKEPGQISSGGTGEVSSKHLKVPDETELVHDDGQNKSLLVKTNGYPVKEPEQISSGGIGEVSSKHLKVPDETELVDDDGQNKSLLVKTNGYLVKEPEQISSGGIGEVSSKYLKVPDETELVDDDGQNKREGSLDCYHSDDAASEVDDYMDALATIDSELEIDNECGPKKSSLNVQKLIDSNGEEEHQLQAPFSDSQSFGDSSLSEEMSSYEQDRSKENNEVQAQLPDSRSAGTPCASDDDNSSFRRDRTEEHTQLHAQLSDFQSIGNSSLETENMLSNQLPQTGELKKIYDEFVTRDDAHDLEGEISDSEPVSSGSCPVDSGCLLLSSDHGATALSDKTPHVPVERHLRLEDDEDTISLIKDNNLPVVYFDNISLNNLDVCNPHVHSHTTLQVSNDLNLAHEGECGDHSDIKVMQEESHNEHCSEISTFGDIGSRGENSICLPMELDLNLGTKMQPDDWDLQSDDDIKAMQLDSEDLFPVVETTVENSFAEELFSDFIHGNPQHEPDSVEVKILYPDQLSNVEEVPKIMFGSERNESTCSLDQVEEDDLIKHPPSPNYIPQDDDIVVNDMFPVKDLAVSAISSLDNAEIDASVVNCQASSSISSPSINPSNLLESFPASPYSNRMEMESNEIELTKISLDLNAEKRENQLEPFSDMTSPVSSLTNLEESPSTFDDSHWKNLEVSEEVARDSLTEFTSHLVVDQLKIASTDELLSLNRSDSSNSSICNNFQCSLHKEKDQDSSSLNDMKMVTQCSELDSQDSESTIVCKNDLQNSKGSFSPPSYNQLEPETHLEWTLKPRVVQHDVGFLLKNEEKCTSSKFEPHPMQISNQLEGERINCVASEFSAEVHLEESSDGSASKSSDQKISPSKHFTDPLKPLLPNLSPKATKINLEETPPMPPLPPMQWITSRVQNASLVSEREELGVSQVLFQPVQQVKPDYNSQFDLSTSERVALPYQNPFLPAVAVESNKSLRSSGLSAGISEHPVAIPLQLPVMVNDANGQHNYQVLERSQIHNPFLALPMLSYGWLPHGRVEASEGESILKSNPCPPIHLTECAVPGADTSNQQEKLSQFKSQLVEDTSIEAKKDSPGECVLNSSSWPPILPTECAVPGADTIFQQDKQTQSSGQIMEDTCFEAKKDSPGELHSVLPAECPVSGDDPLSSNEQHSDSPNALMEETVLEFTTDEEPSIHLEREQGDHIFSPKPPPPSIEIVQPNHSLLPSEGDVALSLDTSAQSSEFDDQIPNGKSKKLPPPQNHLFDVVAALDKSRLRKVTDRVRPPIAPKVDERDSLLEQIRTKSFNLRPAVVTRPNIQGPKTNLRVAAILEKANSIRQALAGSDEDDDAWSDC is encoded by the exons ATGCCTATCTCCAGGTACCACATTCGTAGCGCGCACAGTTTGGCGGATCCGGAGCTGCACCATGCCGCCGATAAGGATGACTCCGAAGCTCTCCTTGAAGCCGTAGCCATGAGTGGACTCGTCGGCTTCTTGCGCCAGCTTGGCGACCTCGCTCA ATTTGCTGCTGAGCTGTTCCACGACTTGCATGAAGAAGTAATGGCTACGGCTGAAAGAGGCCACAGTCTTATCTCTCGTGTTCAACAGATTGAGGCTGAAATTCCTCCACTTGAGAAAGCATTTTTGTCACGAACTCATCATCCGTCTTTCTTCACAAATGGAG GGATTGACTGGTGTCCTAATCTTCGATCTGAACAGAATCTTGTTTCGCGCGGAGATTTACCTAGATTTATAATGGATTCATATGAAGAATGCCGTGGTCCACCTAGACTTTTCCTTCTAGACAA GTTTGATGTCGCTGGTGCTGGAGCATGTCTGAAGCGTTATTCTGATCCATCATTCTTTAAAGCAGAGCCTGCTTCATCTGTAAGTGTAACAGAAACAGTAGAAGCTCACAGGGAAAGGAAAATTCGTAAAGTCAAG CAAAAGAAAGGGGAATGGCGGAGGGATGGTGAGACCCCTGGAGCTGTACTATCACATTCAAA ACTACATCAGTTGTTTCTTGAGGAGCGTATTGAGAATGCGTGTAGTGATCCTGCTCGTCTTGTGAAACTGAAAAAAAGACAATTCGATGGATCTGCAGTTGAAGCAAAATCTGGGAGAAGCTACATGGAGGAAATTCTGGAAATGACCTCACCTGATCATCAAATGGCTTGTGAAACTTCAATCAATCCACTGCCTGTGAAATTGATGTCAAACGACACTAGTGAAACTGGGATTGAAATACTCGAAATCAATGGCATTTCACATATGAGAAGGTCTATTGAAAATGGAAAAACACATTCATCAAATGAGCAGGAATTTGAACTTAATTCATGCTCAGAAGTAGGCAGGAAAACAAATGGATATCTTGTGAAGGAGCCCGGACAAATCTCTTCTGGTGGGACAGGTGAAGTGTCTTCTAAGCATCTCAAGGTACCTGATGAAACAGAACTAGTGCATGATGATGGACAAAACAAATCTCTTCTGGTTAAGACAAATGGATATCCTGTGAAGGAGCCCGAACAAATCTCTTCTGGTGGGATAGGTGAAGTGTCTTCTAAGCATCTCAAG GTACCTGATGAAACAGAACTAGTGGATGATGATGGACAAAACAAATCTCTTCTAGTGAAGACAAATGGATATCTTGTGAAGGAGCCCGAACAAATCTCTTCTGGTGGGATAGGTGAAGTGTCTTCTAAGTATCTCAAGGTACCTGATGAAACAGAGCTAGTGGATGATGATGGACAAAACAAAAGAGAAGGCAGCCTAGACTGCTATCATTCTGATGACGCGGCTAGTGAGGTTGATGATTATATGGATGCATTAGCTACCATAGACTCCGAGTTGGAAATAGACAATGAGTGTGGACCTAAGAAAAGCTCCTTGAATGTTCAAAAGCTAATTGATTCAAATGGTGAAGAAGAACATCAGCTGCAAGCTCCGTTTTCAGATTCTCAATCATTTGGAGACTCATCATTGTCTGAGGAAATGAGTTCATATGAACAAGATAGAAGTAAAGAGAATAATGAAGTGCAAGCTCAGCTGCCAGACTCTCGGTCAGCAGGAACGCCTTGTGCATCAGATGATGATAATAGTTCATTCAGAAGAGATAGAACTGAAGAACATACCCAACTGCATGCTCAGTTATCAGATTTTCAATCTATTGGAAATTCCTCACTAGAAACTGAAAATATGCTTTCCAACCAGCTTCCACAAACTGGTGAATTGAAAAAAATTTATGATGAGTTTGTCACACGTGATGATGCACATGATCTTGAGGGAGAAATATCTGATTCTGAACCAGTCTCTTCTGGTTCATGTCCGGTGGATTCAGGGTGTTTATTATTGTCTTCGGATCATGGAGCTACAGCTCTATCAGATAAAACACCACATGTTCCTGTTGAAAGACATTTAAGACTAGAAGATGATGAAGACACCATCTCCCTAATAAAAGATAATAATCTCCCAGTTGTCTATTTTGACAACATTTCTTTGAACAACTTGGATGTCTGCAATCCTCATGTCCATTCCCATACTACGTTACAAGTTTCCAATGATTTAAATTTAGCCCATGAAGGCGAATGTGGTGATCATTCTGACATCAAAGTAATGCAGGAAGAATCTCATAATGAGCACTGTTCTGAAATATCAACTTTTGGAGACATTGGTTCACGAGGGGAGAATTCCATTTGTCTGCCCATGGAATTAGACCTTAATTTGGGCACTAAAATGCAGCCTGATGACTGGGACTTACAATCCGATGATGATATTAAAGCAATGCAACTTGACTCGGAAGATTTGTTTCCTGTTGTGGAGACTACCGTAGAGAATAGCTTTGCAGAGGAGCTATTCTCTGATTTTATACACGGAAATCCACAACATGAACCAGATTCGGTAGAAGTTAAAATTCTTTATCCTGATCAGCTATCAAATGTTGAAGAGGTACCAAAGATAATGTTTGGCAGTGAAAGAAATGAATCTACCTGCAGTTTGGATCAAGTTGAAGAAGATGATCTTATTAAACATCCACCTTCCCCTAATTACATACCGCAGGATGATGATATCGTGGTAAATGATATGTTCCCTGTAAAAGATTTGGCTGTATCTGCTATCTCTTCTCTTGATAATGCTGAAATTGATGCAAGTGTCGTTAATTGTCAAGCTTCAAGTTCTATTTCTTCCCCATCAATAAATCCTTCAAATTTGCTTGAATCTTTCCCAGCTTCTCCATATTCCAATAGGATGGAAATGGAATCCAATGAGATAGAGTTAACAAAAATTTCCTTAGACTTGAATGCAGAGAAAAGAGAAAATCAACTGGAACCATTTTCAGATATGACATCTCCAGTGAGTAGTCTTACAAATTTGGAAGAATCTCCTTCTACTTTTGATGATTCTCACTGGAAAAATTTGGAAGTCAGTGAGGAAGTTGCAAGAGATTCTTTGACAGAGTTTACGTCACATTTAGTAGTGGATCAACTGAAAATTGCTTCTACTGATGAACTGTTGAGCCTGAACAGATCAGACTCTTCTAACTCTAGTATATGTAATAATTTCCAATGTTCATTGCATAAGGAGAAAGACCAAGATAGTTCTTCTCTCAATGACATGAAAATGGTGACACAATGTTCGGAGCTAGACTCTCAGGATTCAGAATCTACAATTGTTTGCAAGAATGATCTACAGAACAGTAAAGGTAGTTTTTCACCACCTTCCTATAATCAATTGGAGCCTGAAACCCATTTAGAGTGGACCTTAAAACCACGAGTTGTGCAGCATGATGTGGGTTTTCTGctaaaaaatgaagaaaaatgcACCTCTTCAAAATTTGAACCTCATCCGATGCAGATATCAAATCAGTTGGAGGGAGAGAGAATAAATTGTGTTGCTTCTGAGTTTTCTGCTGAAGTCCATCTAGAGGAATCTTCAGATGGTTCCGCATCAAAGTCATCTGATCAGAAGATTAGCCCATCAAAACATTTCACGGATCCATTGAAACCTCTCCTTCCTAATCTTTCTCCCAAGGCAACCAAAATAAACCTCGAGGAAACGCCGCCTATGCCCCCTCTACCACCTATGCAGTGGATAACGAGCAGGGTTCAAAATGCTTCCCTAGTTTCAGAGAGAGAAGAATTAGGTGTAAGTCAAGTATTATTTCAACCAGTACAGCAAGTTAAACCTGATTATAACTCTCAATTTGACTTATCAACTTCTGAAAGAGTAGCCTTGCCATATCAGAATCCTTTTTTGCCTGCTGTGGCTGTGGAGAGTAATAAAAGCCTACGCTCTTCTGGGTTATCAGCAGGTATTTCAGAGCATCCTGTTGCTATTCCTTTGCAGCTTCCTGTGATGGTAAATGATGCAAATGGTCAGCATAATTACCAAGTTCTGGAGAGAAGTCAAATTCACAACCCTTTCTTAGCATTGCCAATGCTATCTTATGGTTGGCTGCCACATGGACGTGTCGAAGCTTCAGAGGGAGAAAGCATTTTGAAATCAAATCCATGCCCACCAATACATCTCACTGAATGTGCTGTTCCTGGGGCTGATACCAGCAACCAACAAGAAAAATTGTCTCAGTTCAAGAGTCAGTTAGTGGAAGATACTAGTATAGAAGCTAAAAAGGATAGTCCTGGAGAATGTGTATTGAATTCAAGTTCATGGCCACCAATACTGCCTACTGAATGTGCTGTTCCTGGGGCTGATACCATCTTTCAACAAGACAAACAGACCCAGTCTTCTGGTCAAATTATGGAAGATACATGTTTTGAGGCTAAAAAAGACAGTCCGGGAGAATTGCACTCAGTGCTACCTGCTGAATGTCCTGTATCTGGAGATGATCCCCTTTCTTCAAACGAACAACATTCTGATTCTCCAAATGCATTAATGGAGGAGACTGTTCTGGAATTTACAACCGATGAGGAACCATCAATTCATTTGGAAAGGGAACAAGGTGATCATATattctcacctaagccaccacCACCAAGTATAGAAATTGTGCAGCCCAATCACAGCCTGCTGCCCTCAGAGGGGGATGTGGCACTGTCTTTGGATACATCCGCCCAATCATCAGAATTTGATGATCAAATACCAAATGGAAAATCAAAGAAGCTTCCTCCACCTCAGAACCATTTATTTGATGTTGTTGCTGCTCTTGACAAAAGCAGG CTGAGAAAGGTTACTGATCGTGTTAGGCCCCCAATAGCACCAAAGGTAGATGAAAGAGACTCATTGTTAGAACAGATTAGAACAAAG TCCTTCAACTTGAGGCCTGCTGTGGTTACGCGACCCAACATTCAGGGTCCCAAAACGAACTTGAGGGTTGCTGCCATCTTGGAGAAAGCAAATTCTATTCGCCAG GCTTTGGCTGGAAGTGATGAAGACGATGATGCTTGGAGTGATTGTTGA